ACTCTGCGAGTGTTCGCGTTGTGAGTTCGCGTCGCCTGGTCTGGCTTTGCACTCCGCTCAAGAGGGCCCGAAAGATGCGCGCGATTTTATGCAAGGAGCATGGTCCGCCGGAGCGCCTCGTGCTCGAGGAGGTCGAGAGCCCAAGTCCAGGAAAGGGAGAAGTCCGCATCGGCGTGCGTGCTTGCGGAGTGAACTTTCCCGACACGCTCATCATCCAGGGGAAATACCAGTTCAAGCCCGATCTTCCCTTTTCGCCGGGAAGCGAGATTTCCGGCGAAGTCCTGGAAGTGGGTGCCGGCGTCGAGGGGATGAGCGTTGGACATCGAGTTCTCGCGGTCACGGGGTGGGGAGGATTCGCGGAAGAGGTGGTGACGGATGCCAAGCGAGTGCTCGCTATGCCGGACGAGATGGACGATGCGACAGGAGCGGCCTTCGCCATGGCGTACGGCACTTCCTATCACGCGCTCGTGCAGAGGGGCGAGCTCCGCTCAGGCGAGACACTTCTAGTGATCGGGGCTTCGGGCGGAGTCGGGCTCGCGGCGGTGGAGCTCGGGAAGGTCCTCGGAGCGCGTGTCATCGCGGCCGGGGGAAGCCTCGTGAAGCTCCGGGCGGCGAAGGAACTCGGAGCGGACGAAGTCATCTCTTATGACGATGGCAACCTCAAGGACCAGGTGAAGGAACTGACGGGTGGCCAGGGAGCGGACGTCATCTACGACGCGGTTGGCGGAGATGCCTTCGATCAGGCGATCCGTTGCATCAACTGGAAGGGACGGCTCCTCGTCGTGGGTTTCGCTTCCGGTCGGATCCCACAGCTTCCCGTCAATCTGGTGCTACTGAAAGGATGCCAGGTCGTCGGCGTATTCTGGGGAGCCTTTCGTGAGCGAGAGGCGGAAACGAGCGCGAAGAACTTTCGAGAGCTCTTTCGGCTCTATGTGGAGGGGATGATCCATCCGCGTGTGTCGGCGACCTATCCGCTGGAACGGGCCGCGGACGCGCTGAACGCGCTGCTCGCGCGGGAGGTGGTTGGGAAAATCGTTCTCACGACCGGGCTCGGATCGGAAGGGCGGGCGTAGGCGCCTGATCCCTATACGGGCCCCCGGCGGAGTCGCAGCGAATCGTGCACTTGGTGGGATCTTCTATCGCACTCCCCACTGAACGAGCGCCAGCGCCGCAACGTCGAGCACCAGCCGAATTCCGGTGCGATCCGGGAGGCTGGCCGGGTCGTCCGGAATCCTCTCCAGCGCCGCATCCGCGGAAATCAGAGCACCGCACTCCGAGTCCCCGGAGAGAGCGTCGAGTCCCATTCCGAGCTCGGTTGTCGCGCTTACGAGCGCGGAGGTCGCCGCGCCCTCCGGGAGCCCCGATGCCATCGGGCCGGCCGCGTGCATCAACGCTGAACGAAGGGCTGCCGGAATGGGAACTTCGGCTGGAACTCCGGCCACGACCTGCGCCAGTCGTTGACACAGTTGTGGATCGGGCTGCTGCTCCGGAGAGAGGGGGCTTCCATCGCAGGCTGTGAGAATCAGTCCCAGTAGGAGGAGCGCAGATGCTTTCAGGGTCCGGGGGCGTTGACCCCTGGTTTTGCACCCTCTCTCCACGTTTCCAAATCGTTCCATTCTGATCTCCTTCACGGTTCGGAATGCCTCACGAGCACCATGTTGCGGTCCGGGAACGCCGGGACGACGGCCCGTGGCTGAAAGGGGGCGGCCGAAAAGGGAGCCACTCGGCGCCGGGCCTCCCACGTCATGGAGCGCAGACCGCATGCGCTTGAACGGTCAGGGTGGCACCCGTGCCCCAGCTTCCAGCCGAAATCCCTGCAACGACTGTCCAGGCGGTCGTACTGGAGGGATAAGACTCCGCGACCAGTGCCCTCCCAAAGTCATTGACCTGTCCGAAGACGAGGCGCGACCCTCCTCCGACCAGGACTCCGGAGCTACAGGTGGCCGTGACGGTGTACTGGTCTCCGTTGAGGAGGCTGGTCGCTTCGGTTTCGGCGCTCACGATTGAGACCGAAGTCGGTCCGGGAGGCCCCTGCGGTCCGGTAGGGCCCTCTGGACCCGCGGGTCCCGGAGGACCGCCCGGATCACCCTGCGGTCCCTGTGGACCCGCCGGTCCTTCGGGGCCCTGGAGACCCGTGTCTCCCGGCGGTCCGGTAGGGCCCTGCTCCCCCTGGGATCCCTCCGGACCCTGCGCACCGGTCGGGCCTGGTTCGCCTTGTGCTCCCGTCGCACCCGGATCGCCCTGTGGACCCGCCGGTCCTTNNNNNNNNNNNNNNNNNNNNNNNNNNNNNNNNNNNNNNNNNNNNNNNNNNNNNNNNNNNNNNNNNNNNNNNNNNNNNNNNNNNNNNNNNNNNNNNNNNNNGCGCACCGGTCGGGCCGGGTTCGCCTTGTGCTCCCGTCGCACCCGGATCGCCCTGTGGACCCGCCGGTCCTTCGGGGCCCTGGAGACCCGTGTCTCCCTGCGGTCCGGTAGGGCCCTGCTCCCCCTGGAATCCCTCCGGACCCTGCGCACCGGTCGGGCCGGGTTCGCCTTGTGCTCCCGTCGCACCCGGATCGCCCTGAGGACCCGCCGGTCCCTGTGGCCCAGTCGTACCTTCGCCCGAGACCTTCCAGCTGAACTGAATGTGCTCTGGCGAAAAACAGGCATCGGGGAGTCCAGGCTCCTTGATGCGATAGACCGTACCGCTCGCGGGGACGTAACAGGCGAAAATCTCCTCATCGTCCCCTGGGTCCATGGCGGTGACCGCCCCGCCTGCCCGCGGCACGATCGAGGTCACGGCGCAGCCGATCGCCACCAGGAATCCCCTCCGCGTCAACCTCATCTCCACACCCTCCTTGGAAAGCGACCCAGGGCTCTGACACGACCATCCAATCGAAGTCGGCCCACCACACGGAAATCTCCTCGAACCGGGGTACCGCAATCCGTATGCCGGGCGGTTTGCCGGAAACGATATGTAGGTAAGGCGATGCATAACAGTTACTTATGCTGGTATAACGAGAGTGGTCCCGCGGAGGGATCCCGGGGATTCCCGGAAATTGTTGCCGAATCCCAACACTTCGGGTGTGGCGCGTGCGCTACGCCGCCGCCGCAGGCACTCTACAGCGCGGTGAATCCGGCGCCGGACCGAATGCTAGAGAAGGGCCTCGATGACGAAAGGACCCTGTTCGGAGAACGACTTTCGGATGGCCTCCGCGAGGGCATCGGCAGTTCCGACGCGGGTCCCCGGGACACCCATTCCCCGGGCAAGCGAGACCCAGTCGAGCTCCGGGCGGGTAAGCTCGAAGAGGGCTCGACCCTTCGGAGAGGGCTCGCCGGCTCCCGTGCGCCGGTACTCCCCCTCGAGGATCGCGTACTTGCGGTTCGCGAGAACGATCGTCGTCACGTCGAGTCCTTCGCGGGCCTGAGTCCAGAGCGCCTGGACCGTATACATGCCGCTCCCGTCAGCCTGGAGGGAGACGACCCTTCGATCCGGGGCGGCGATAGCGGCGCCCGCCGCGGCGGGAAGCCCCATCCCGATCGCTCCCCCCGTCAGATCCATCCAATCGTGCGGTGCGGCATTCGTGGTCCAACCGGGAATCCTGCGCGCCGCGGTCGCCCCTTCGTTCATCACGATCGCATTCTCGGGGAGGAGCGCCGCGAGCGCCTGGCCCAGACTATCGGGTGTCAGTGCGCCGGTGGGGAGAGGCACGGCCTCGCGCGCCGCAGCTCCGGGGTCGGCTCTCGAGGCGCCCAGGGCCTCGGCGAGGGCCGAAAGAGCGCCGACCAGGTGCTGATCCGGCCGGGCGAGGACGTGGACCGAGCACCCCTCCGGTGTCAGGGCGCCTGGCTCACCGGGATAGGCGAAGAAAGAAACGGGCGCTTTCGTGCCCACGAGGATGAGGTGCCTCGTGCCGGCGAGGTGCCGAAGCACATCTTCGCCGTAATAGGGGAGCTTGGGCACCGCCACGCGCCCCCCCCCGCGGGCCATCTTCGTGACGAAGGTGTCCGCGAAGAGGCGTGCCCCTGTCGCGGCATGCACTCGTCCGGCCAATTCGAGCCCGCGTTCCGACAGTGCGTCGCCATTCATGAGGAGGGTGGCGCCGTCCCCCGCGCCACGAAGCAGCTCGGCGATCATGTCCACCGCCCGCGACTCCGGGATCGAGGGGCGGAGAGGAGCCATCGCTTCCCCGACGCCCTCCGCGCGGTTCCATGCCGCGTCCGCGGG
The window above is part of the Gemmatimonadota bacterium genome. Proteins encoded here:
- a CDS encoding acetolactate synthase large subunit; this encodes MRGEPGLTGADVLVRTLVAAGVEVCFTNPGTSEMHVVAALDRELRLRAVLGLFEGVVTGAADGYARIAGKPACTLLHLGPGLANGIANLHNARRARVPLVNVVGDHAVGHRLLDPPLNSDIEGLAGAVSGWVHLSKSSSTVGADAARAVAASYGPPGQIATLILPADAAWNRAEGVGEAMAPLRPSIPESRAVDMIAELLRGAGDGATLLMNGDALSERGLELAGRVHAATGARLFADTFVTKMARGGGRVAVPKLPYYGEDVLRHLAGTRHLILVGTKAPVSFFAYPGEPGALTPEGCSVHVLARPDQHLVGALSALAEALGASRADPGAAAREAVPLPTGALTPDSLGQALAALLPENAIVMNEGATAARRIPGWTTNAAPHDWMDLTGGAIGMGLPAAAGAAIAAPDRRVVSLQADGSGMYTVQALWTQAREGLDVTTIVLANRKYAILEGEYRRTGAGEPSPKGRALFELTRPELDWVSLARGMGVPGTRVGTADALAEAIRKSFSEQGPFVIEALL
- a CDS encoding NADPH:quinone oxidoreductase family protein — encoded protein: MRAILCKEHGPPERLVLEEVESPSPGKGEVRIGVRACGVNFPDTLIIQGKYQFKPDLPFSPGSEISGEVLEVGAGVEGMSVGHRVLAVTGWGGFAEEVVTDAKRVLAMPDEMDDATGAAFAMAYGTSYHALVQRGELRSGETLLVIGASGGVGLAAVELGKVLGARVIAAGGSLVKLRAAKELGADEVISYDDGNLKDQVKELTGGQGADVIYDAVGGDAFDQAIRCINWKGRLLVVGFASGRIPQLPVNLVLLKGCQVVGVFWGAFREREAETSAKNFRELFRLYVEGMIHPRVSATYPLERAADALNALLAREVVGKIVLTTGLGSEGRA